CATTCTGCACTTTGAAGTCACCAGCAACAACTTTGGTTGCATTGGAATCAGTTCAGACTGCTAAACCTGAGCTCAACATATTTCTTCGATAAACCTCCAAGAACTGATGATGATGTATATGCAGTCATATATAGACTTGGTTTGATTCAGTAAGGTTGAGATAAAAAGTCATGTGCTTGTGGAAGCCTTGATGGAACTTTCATGATACAAGAAAAGTCAGCTCAAAGTTGGCCATGCTTTATCCACAAGAACATAAAATGATCCGACGAAATCGATCGTGTGAAGGTGGATGAGTAGAACACACACTTCATTGAGTGTAGCGGATAGCAACGACGGGGGTCAATCACTATGTCTTTTTCCTGCATGCTCGTCCAACTCGCTGCAGCGTGATATGAGTGATGGACTTGAATTGTTTGAGGTAGATGAGAAGAACAACCGAGACGACTGTGCTCGAGATAGGACCGCTCAGCTTGCGGTGGGGTCTTTTTCTCATTACGTGTAAGCTGCTATGGAATGAGACCTCTTGAGCTTGCTTAAGCTTCGATCATGTTATGATCTTAGACTGTGAAGGTTATGTAAGTTTAGATCATGTTTATGTTGTCTTCTACAGCCTTTGTCGAGTGCAACAGCACCTTCTTGTCGTCGGTCGTCAGTCATTATGGCTGACACGGGAAGAACAGAGTAGTCATCCTTCCTCCTTGCTTTTGGAAACCCTAATGACAGGTTTACCATGCACGATGGATGATAACACCTCCGTCTACCTACCGACGCAACCCTGAAAAACGTCGACGTGAGTGATGATGGACTTCGCCCTCTCCCACGCTGCCACGCCGTCAGACTTCAGTCTTCTCCCACACCGTCTTGTCGCACGTGAGACACACAGTCGCTCATGCTCGTGCGCAAACATACATCGCTTTCCCCCACGCCGCCACACGCAGGCTGGTGCGGAATAGACCATGCAGAGCTCGGTCAGGTCGCGTCATCTCCGTCGCTTTATGGAATGCAACACCGGTTAAGATCACCGCTGAAGCAGTTCGCGTCTTTTTAAAGCGGCGGGTGGACGGAGGCGATCGTGTCACCTTTGCGCTCGTGGCGACAGCTCTTCTTTGGAAGCGTGCGATGGCGGAGGGAAGAGACAGCGAGGCGGCCGCGGTGGGTGGGGGCGGCGGAGGGACGGCAAGGCTGGTGGCTGGGGAGCTACGAGAGCTGTGGAGCATGGCGGCGCCGATCACCGCCTTGAACTGCCTGGTTTACCTGCGGGCGATGGTGTCGGTGGTGTGCCTGGGGCGGCTCGGTCCTCTGGAGCTGGCCGGCGGTGCGCTCTCCATCGGGTTCACCAACATCACCGGCTACTCCGTGCTCTTCGGCCTAGCCTCCGGCCTCGAACCGCTCTGTTCCCAGGCCTACGGTTCTCGCAACTGGGAGCTCATCTCCCTTTCTCTCCAGCGCACCATCCTGCTCCTGCTGCTGGTCGCCGTTCCCATCGCCGTTCTCTGGGTCAACCTAGGCCCCATCCTCGTCGCCCTGGGGCAGGACCCCGCCatcaccgctgtcgctgccacctaCTGCCTCCACTCCCTCCCGGATCTCCTCACCAACGCCCTTCTCCAGCCCCTCCGCGTCTTCCTGCGCTCCCAGGGCATTACCCGACCTATGGCCACCTGTTCCGCCGCCGCCGTCCTCCTCCACATTCCTCTCAACGTCCTCCTCGTCTTCGTCCTCCGCCTCGGCGTCCCCGGCGTGGCGCTCGCCGCCGTCGTCACCAACCTCAACATGGCCCTCTTCCTGCTCGGCTACCTCCGCGTGTCGCGCGCCTGCGAGCTCACCTGGCGGGGCTGGTCCCGGGCGGCCCTCCGCGGGCTCTCCCCGGTGCTCCGCCTCGCGCTCCCCAGTTGTGTCGGCGTCTGTCTCGAGTGGTGGTGGTACGAGATCATGACCGTGCTCGCCGGCTACCTCCCCGACCCCACCGCCGCTGTCGGCGCTACCGCCGTCCTCATCCAGACCACCAGCCTCATGTACACCGTCCCCATGGCTCTCGCCGCTTGCGTCTCCACCAGGGTGAGCTCACCTCGTCCTCCCCTGTCTCTCTCGGTCGGCTATTTGTTCGCCCACCGTCGCAGGTGTCTTCTCTTCGACGGTGTTGCGCCGGAGCATCGGACGCAGGGGTTATTCGCCGGTTGAGTCTCTCGTGTCGGCCTCTCCGTTTGCCATATCGGGCAACTTTTCGTTGGCTTTCTAGAAAGCGCTATAAGAGAGTGTTACTACAGTGTTTGTACCAATCAAAAGTCGCCACGCAGGGTTCTGACACTGTTCCATTGGTCATCTTCGAAGCTTGTACATTATGATGCGTGTTGTTGTCGTGCTGCCATGTTTGCAGCTCTGCTGTCTGCATACCAAGGCCTGATGTTGTGATGATCCATGCAGGTGGGCAATGAGCTGGGCGCCGGGAGGCCGAACCGGGCGAAGATGGCGGCGCTGGTGGCTCTCGGCTGCGCGGTGGTGATTGGCGTCATCCACGTCGTGTGGACCACCATATTCCGGGAGCAGTGGGCGAGGCTGTTCACGGCGGACGCGTCGGTCCTGCGCCTAGCGGCAGCGGCGCTGCCGCTCCTGGGGCTGTGCGAGCTGGGCAACTGCCCGCAGACCACCGGGTGCGGCGTGCTACGGGGGACCGCGAGGCCGGCCGTGGGGGCCCGGATCAACCTGCTGTCTTTCTACCTGGTGGGCGCGCCGGTGGCGGTCGGGTTGGCGTTCCAGCTCCGGGTCGGCTTCGGCGGGCTGTGGTACGGCCTCCTGACGGCGCAGGCGGTGTGCGTGGTGCTGGTGCTGGCCGTGGTGCTGCTGCGCACCGACTGGCAGGTGGAGGCGCTGCGTGCGAAGAAGCTAACCAACTTGGAGTTCCCGGTTATAGCCGAGGAGGGGATGGGGCTAATGATCACCGACAGTGATGATGATGAAGCCGTTCAAGTATAGAGTGGACCATCAATCTCGGGCTCAAGAGCATGACCCTCTTTGATCAACTTGCTTGGCGGTTGTGGTTGGTAAAGGATGGGGGAGGGAAGCTCACAAAGAAGCTTTTGGGTGATAAGGATGACTACTGTTGCTTTTGGGTTGGTTCTGCTGTAAaggttctttcttctccctcgtctCACTGTGGTGTTGGAGATGTCCATATCTTGGGAGGGCCAAGCACAGGTGCGTGTGGATAGATCGAGAGAGCTTGTCAGGCTAAGGTTCTGAATCGAATGATGCCTTCAAAGTGGCTGGTGGCATATTGCGTTATCATCTTCTAAAGGTGGAATCCTGATAATGGAGGGCATCATCATCACCCATCCTTTTTCTTTTGCACACAGCCATATGCCTACTCTTTTTTCCTCCTCTAAAACAAAACTTCATGATCATGCCTGCTCTGCCTGCCACTCATCTGCAGTAAAAATGCCGGATTCAGTAGTACAGATGCCAACTGCGACATTCTTAGGATCGGGAACCATATCTACTGAGAAGATCATTGCACTCCATGACAGATgacaccatctctctctctctctctctatccttgTGCAGAATAACCAGCTTTGGTAAAGGTTGTGTATCATTACAAGCATACGAGTAATGCTTCTTCACACACAGTTCCCTGTCCCGTGGGTTCAAAAGGGAGCATGCAGACAATGGAAGTACCCATTCCTAGGGTTGAATGGGGGCTTCATGTGGTTCCTGCAGCCTTTTGTTGTGGGACTGGAAGTCGAGTGCCACCTTCTGTTCCCCTGCTCCTGCATTGACGAATACAAAAATGACCATGCATGTCATTCACCGTATCCCCACGAAGAATACATGCATGCAGAAGGTAACCCAATTCTGTAGCCACAGAACGCCAATATATATCCACGAGCCTAAACTCGATTCGAACCGGAATCGATCTTGTCGTGGGAAACAGCCTGGAGCCGTGGCCTCGAGgttgacgcggctcggttcgggtccggacgacggggatcttcctggggcgttcctcgagcccgttgAGGTGGTCGGGTGCGACGTCCGATCGGGACGATGTAGCTGTCTCATCTCGGCAGGAACTCTTCGCCTGCGCGTCccgcggggaccttcggcttcgcacctgcacaaaggtcgggtcggggtgctcggcccgacccctccgacgatcaagttagaggatgtggagagggtttcagAAGAAGAAGTGTTTTTGTATATGTGCTCCCCCCTCctcctgatgaacgagagggtatttatagggaagcttactgcttcctgagctgcccgcttgcagggggcaggctggtagcatcTGACATGGGCGTTGATGtagcgtgaagaaccgagcctgagtaggcgttaatgcgtCTCGGTCGGTGTTCCGGTTCGTTTGACCGAGTGCAGTCGCGCCGATCGAGGTGTGAGGCGTCGGCTGATTTgtagagtcttatcataattattatcCTCATGAGATCTCATcataaatcaaatcatattaaTAGTTCCAAACTGAATCGAAAGTGGTTCATTTCTGATTTGTAGAGTCTAAAATCGAATTAGGTTATTTCGATTTGATTCCAAATCGGTCTAAGAACTGGAAAATAATCTAAAGATGATCTTAATTCCTTCTAATAGCGTGATGTGATAAGCAATCACAATATTGTTTATGTCATATGGCATTAAAGAGAACTATTTTAATTTATGGAtatatttctttaaaaaaattctaattctcttttgttttattttcatagTGCTTCTCTTATTTTCTATAAACTTGAGCTTGGATTATAGGGCATATGATGAATTCTTCCCCACGACCACGGAGAGGGTGATCTCCTTGTCATGAGGGATATTTATGTAATTTTTGAAATACGCACGCTTGTTCGACTGCTCTTCTAACGCCCCGCCTCCcccatcccgatcccgatctccagAAGTCCGCCAACGCCGCCCCGGGGCCGGCGACAGGGAAACGATGACCGGCACGGCAGATTCCTCATGGCCTCGAGGAAGTGGATCGCCACCTTTCGTAGGTAATTCTTGTGTTCGTCTCTTGCCCTGGGGGGAGGTGGGTGGGTTCCGGTGTTCGCTTGTTTGTCCGATCGGAGCGGATTTCCTCTGGTTTGGTTTCTTGCGAATTGCAATTGCTTGACATTGTTGCGGACTCGATTCTTGATATCGTTATGGATCTCTAGTTTGGACAAGATGCTTTTTTGAATCGAGATTAGCGTTGAGCCCTAGGTGAGATGAGAAATGATTTTATGGTGAACAAAACGGTTTCTTAAATCAAGATTAGCAGTGAACCCATTGCGAGATGAGAGACCTACTTGGTCAGAGTCTGGGGACCTTCATTTCCACAACCTCAGACTACGATTTGTTGTCTATCAAGACGATGTTCTTTCATGAGTTTGGTCATCAAGGAGAGAGGCATTCATGAGTTTTGTCTGTCGTGTGAGTTACTTCAGTGAACTAGGGTGTGTGGTTCTTGATAAGAAGGAACCGAAGGATTAGGTTATATTTTTGTCATGTAACCTAATCCAAGTGCTTTCAAATGCATTGTTGCTGGTCGATCCTTTTGGCAAGCATTGTTACTGAGTCCACCTACAGAGCCATTGTTAGATTTCAcagtttcttttttcattttcgtCTTAGATTAGTAATGCAACATTGTCAATTGATATCTTTATTCCTCAATAATCTTTTCAATTGGGTGGTGAAAATTACAGTAGAACACATGTTCGTCAGAAACTTCTCTTTTGCGCTCCTCCTACCACACACCAGCCACTAGTGCACTAAAAAGCATGACTTTGATTAGTTTACATGACCAGATAAAGAGATATTTGTTTCCTGTGGCACTATGCCCAGGTTGATGCTACCATCAATCCGGTTTTTATCATGTGTTGTTAGGAGAGCTTTTACAGTCCTAGAAGGGGATGAGTGCATGTTGCTCTGTCTAGTTGATACATAAACATGTGTCCGACATTTTGAGTATGTTCTGTCTGCAATTTTAATTACATGAATTATCATTTTCTCAGCAGGCCAAAACAAATCTTGAAGAGTGCCGACTGCAGTCGGTGGTCAATGGTATGTGTAACACTCCCATCCTTTTCATTGACTTGGGTTTTCATCATATATTAATAGATATCACCATCTTTCTGTTGACTTATCTGGCTACTGAAGTCATTTTATAGCAATAGCTCTCTTTGTTGATTGGTAGGTCTGCATTTTGACTTATGTATCCATTTCTGATTTTATTTTCTACTTGTTATGAATCTTATCTTCTGCAGAGTTTGTTGTCTATCAAGACGATGTTCTTTTTTCTaatgaagaaaaattaatttgcttttttgttttttattatttcactTGATTTTAATGTTTCATTTCAAATCCTATCAAGCAATTTCAAAGACAAATGAAATCACACATGTATTAGATACTGGTTAAGAAGTGAATTAGTGGGAGTTGTAGGTGCTAATGATTGTCTTTTGTCATAATGAAGTGGTGGGAAAGCGCTAACATTCTTGACTCCATGGAGAACCTATTCTGACCTCTACTGAGAAGACAAAGGATGTTAAGCAAATTGTAAAAATTGGTTCTAGAAATCCAACAGGTTCATGCATGACCCTTTTGCATATGATTATACAATTGAATTTGTTGCTAAGGTTGTTTATATTAAAACTTAAGAATAAATGAAGAATTGTTATGGTTTTTATAATCAAGATATTTTCTTGCCTTTCAGTTGATGTTGTTGTGTTATCGTTCGCTTTCGGCAAGGAATGTTAGGATTATCTGAACCCCTCTCTCTACTTCTGACACATGCCCAAATGAAGAAAACAGTAAGCTCAGAAGTTCTAGCTCCATTCCTTTACCATTTATATGCTTTACATCTATTCTagtatattattatgatttttttttcagaaaaaaatgGTGAGGAAATTGAAACTATTGTTCCTGCTTCTACATATGCTCTTGTCAAAATCCATATGCATCTTGTGTTTAATGGGTCAGGGCAACAGATTCCTTAATGCATAAATATTGTTTTGCATGATGATTCTTTTAAGTGCTTATTAActcttttaatgattacattttgGATAATAATTTGTAGTTGTTGGCAAATCTGCAATGCATACAGTTTATCGCATTGGTCATGGTTAGGCACTTTGGACTTGTTGAAAAATATCTTTTCGATGATATTTATAGCTGTCGGCAAATTTGCACCAGATATTGTTCAAAGTGTTAGTCATGGTTAGGAATTTTGGACTTGTTAAAAATCTCTCCTTTCTTTTAGGTTTTCTTTAGAGCACTAGGCATTGCTTAAAGCATTGGTTGCCCACTATAGAACTCTGCTTGAGCCTTTAGATCAGGTTGATATCTGTAATGCAAGAGGCAGATGAGAGTCCAAAATATTCTGTCATTTCTGAAACCCAAAGAGACCAATTACCAACCTCCCTAGCAAATGGGATTATGTTTTTGAATCCTACAACACATGGAAACTAGGTCCACTCTTGTGGTGATCGATCACCCACATATCCAGCACTGGTCCATGCATGTTGTGAAGACATTAGTCATGCACCAGAGCTAAAACATTAGTTGAAGAAGAGCCACACAAGTGGTCCATGCATGTTGTGAAGACATTAGTCATGCACAACAGCTGAAACATTAGATGAAGAACCACAGAAGTGCCAGTGGGTAGAATCTGTTGCTAAGAACCCAACTCCAGTCCCCAACTACAGCAGGTTTCCTAACCGTAAGCATACCACTGATGGAATCAGATTCCAGTTAaatcaaaactttgcatatcaAAGTCCTTTGATATGCCACAGAGTTCTAGTGCGACAAATTATCACCTTGGATACCTCTGCTTTGTACAGTTCAACATGTTGTAGATATCCCTTGGTTTCTGAAAGAACCAATCACTTAGTCAAACTAAAGAAATCTTAGTCATCGACTGGGGTCACAACCATGTGCTCTGTACTTGTTCTCTTttaatctttcctttttttcgGAAATGAATCAACCATACAAGACTCTCACCTCCACAAGAACATGAAATTAATTGAGACAATACCCGACCAAAGACCTCTTCAAAGGAGAACAAGCGGGCACTGCTATGTTGGAACAGCTGCTCGCTATTGCGACGCCCAAATCCTGTTACACATGCATGCAAACAACAGTGGTCTTAATCAATGAGATATCTATTTTGATACTTGCTCTTTGCAGTAGTTGATTTATGAAGAATGAATTAGTAATTAAGACAATTGCTTTGTGCAGTAGTTTGTTCATCTCATCCAAGTTACATGAAACAGATCAATGCATTAGAAATTTGGTATCTTGTATGCAGACAATCTAAGCTCCACTCGTGCTGTTGACTCTGCAGTAAGTTCCTTCCCATTAGAGATTACAATTTCTCTTACATTAAAGTGcatctttaattattttatccgAAATGTTGATCTTGGTTCAAATACTTTATACAACATGCAGAGGAAATCTATATTGACAGGATACTAGTAAGAACAGATAAATAGAAATATATTAAGTTGCATCACCTAATGGATTGGGTTGAAATTTTGGTGCTAGGGACTTTAGGTATTTGGGATCATGTTCAACAATGTCCTTGTCTCATGGACTTTGAATGAAGAGGAGGATCAAGGTCAAGTGGCTTCTGAGTTTATCCTATCTCGAGTCCTGTGTTTTGACAGCACTCGTTGGCGACAACTCTCGTAAAGCTCCCTTGTCCAAATGATGGAACTTTTTCTATAGGAGCAGTCAGTAGCTTTGTGATGTGTAGATGATGCCTTTTGCACCTCGTCCAAAGAACACCAACGATGGTGTCCTACTTCCTAGTCTATATGTGATGATATATGCCATGCACGCGTTGTCGTGGGTCCATTCGCATATGCATATATTAACCATACGAACGACATGGTCATCACTTCATTGCATGACCTTCCTGTCTCTTTGGTCTACGTCGTTTGTTTTCTGTCAAGATATAAATTCAAGTAAAGTATTAATCATTATGTCATGaactttatttatattttattctgATTCTGCTTCCAATTTTTAGGAATAATATGATTCTAGTTTCAATTTGATTCGAAATCATCGAACCCAATCTCTTTCAATTCCGGTTCGGTTCGAACCGACCCTGCTTATATTCCTCATCGTTCAGACTCGCTCAAGACTTCCACTTCAACCTCACGTGCCAAACATTCCTCCGAATCCCCATCCTTTGTCATGTATTCTAATGTCTCCAATCGAATGGTCATCTCCCATATCTCATCTCTTTCGCGCCCACGCATCATCCATCATCCATCCTTATCCGCCCACGTCCCAAACGCACAGCCAACGCCGCCTCTTTTCCCGAATCGCTACGTGTCGATCTGCCAGCGGTCGGACCGCGGGCCGCCGGTACGGCTCGGACCGGGTCGCGACAAAACCGGTGACGCAAGCCGTGACAGAATCCCGCCGCAATCCTCGCCAGGTACGTTTTGGGATGGCCTATGCGGGACACGTGTCGACCGGGCCCCGGCCCGAACCAGTCCGCCACCACGTTGTCTTTGTTCGGCCTGCCGTCCCTTCTCCCTCGCGTTGTCTTGCTTTCCCGAGTTTTAAAGCTCCGTCGCGCCTATTAATCAGCTCCACGATGATTGCTGATCGAAGGGAACCGGCGATGAACGGCGGGGGTCTGCAGCTGCCGCCCGGGTTCCGCTTCCATCCCACGGACGAGGAGCTCGTGATGCACTACCTCCGCCGCAAGTCCGCCGGCCTCCCCATCGCCGTCCCCATCGTCGCCGAGCTCGACCTTTACAAGTACGACCCCTGGCAACTCCCAGGTAGAGCTTCTGATCTCGACCGCGTGTGATGCCTGCGTGGTCTGGGTCCGGATGGTGATCAACCTGTGATCTGTCGTGACAGGGATGGCGTCGTACGGGGAGAAAGAGTGGTACTTCTTCTCGCCGAGGGAACGGAAGTACCCGAACGGGTCGAGGCCGAACCGGGCGGCAGGATCGGGATACTGGAAGGCGACCGGGGCGGACAAGCCGGTCGGGGCCCCCAAGCCGGTGGCCATCAAGAAGGCCCTCGTCTTCTACTCTGGCAAGG
This DNA window, taken from Musa acuminata AAA Group cultivar baxijiao chromosome BXJ3-7, Cavendish_Baxijiao_AAA, whole genome shotgun sequence, encodes the following:
- the LOC103992617 gene encoding protein DETOXIFICATION 54-like → MAEGRDSEAAAVGGGGGGTARLVAGELRELWSMAAPITALNCLVYLRAMVSVVCLGRLGPLELAGGALSIGFTNITGYSVLFGLASGLEPLCSQAYGSRNWELISLSLQRTILLLLLVAVPIAVLWVNLGPILVALGQDPAITAVAATYCLHSLPDLLTNALLQPLRVFLRSQGITRPMATCSAAAVLLHIPLNVLLVFVLRLGVPGVALAAVVTNLNMALFLLGYLRVSRACELTWRGWSRAALRGLSPVLRLALPSCVGVCLEWWWYEIMTVLAGYLPDPTAAVGATAVLIQTTSLMYTVPMALAACVSTRVGNELGAGRPNRAKMAALVALGCAVVIGVIHVVWTTIFREQWARLFTADASVLRLAAAALPLLGLCELGNCPQTTGCGVLRGTARPAVGARINLLSFYLVGAPVAVGLAFQLRVGFGGLWYGLLTAQAVCVVLVLAVVLLRTDWQVEALRAKKLTNLEFPVIAEEGMGLMITDSDDDEAVQV